A stretch of the Archangium violaceum genome encodes the following:
- a CDS encoding phenylacetate--CoA ligase family protein, protein MATSEEHLERINQVLRHARGSAFYRERLPDTPLRSWEEFQRLPFTTKEDLRQQSPHGLVCVPPQELRQYHESSATTGTPVSSWFSGDDLEEIHSRFSEWGVGFTPGDRVLIRFPYALSTIGHFVHGAAQHKGACVIPADSRTSITPLPRVIELLRKLQVTVLATISLSAVMIAEAAEMAGLEPRRDFPHLRAICCAGEPLTQYRRQLLEDLWGVPVYDNYGMTETGPQAMDCREQRLHPWRGHFWMEVLDERLEKEVAPGETGNLVVTSLTRRASPMIRYITGDRVQLLEKPCGCGEPATLRIRGREDDLLWVKGRPFDLWKLEEIVSQLPSRRFWRVNTEPDGRLHFVVERERDGDSLRPALLSRLEEHHDVRLKVELVPKGTLYDRKELISFGMAGKPIYVSSSRP, encoded by the coding sequence ATGGCAACATCAGAAGAGCACCTGGAGCGCATCAATCAAGTGCTGCGGCATGCGCGCGGCTCCGCCTTCTACCGGGAGCGCCTGCCGGATACACCGCTTCGCTCCTGGGAGGAGTTCCAGCGGCTTCCCTTCACGACGAAGGAAGACCTGCGCCAGCAGTCACCTCACGGCCTGGTCTGTGTCCCGCCCCAGGAGCTGCGGCAGTACCACGAGTCGTCCGCGACCACCGGCACGCCCGTCTCCTCCTGGTTCAGTGGTGACGACCTGGAGGAGATCCACTCGCGGTTCTCGGAGTGGGGCGTCGGGTTCACGCCCGGGGATCGGGTGCTCATCCGCTTCCCCTATGCGCTCTCCACCATCGGGCACTTCGTGCATGGCGCCGCCCAGCACAAGGGCGCCTGCGTGATTCCCGCGGATAGCCGGACGAGCATCACCCCGCTGCCGCGAGTCATCGAGCTCCTGAGGAAGTTGCAAGTCACCGTCCTCGCCACCATCTCTCTGTCGGCGGTGATGATCGCCGAGGCGGCGGAGATGGCGGGGCTCGAGCCCCGCAGGGACTTTCCGCACCTGCGAGCCATCTGCTGCGCCGGGGAGCCACTGACTCAATACCGACGCCAGCTCCTGGAGGATCTCTGGGGCGTCCCCGTGTATGACAATTATGGAATGACGGAGACGGGGCCCCAGGCCATGGATTGTCGGGAGCAGCGGCTCCATCCCTGGCGGGGGCACTTCTGGATGGAAGTGCTGGATGAGCGGCTCGAGAAGGAGGTGGCACCGGGCGAGACGGGGAACCTGGTCGTCACGTCCCTCACCCGGAGGGCCTCGCCGATGATCCGCTACATCACCGGGGACCGCGTCCAACTCCTGGAGAAGCCCTGCGGGTGTGGTGAGCCGGCGACCCTGCGGATCCGCGGCAGGGAGGACGACCTCCTGTGGGTGAAGGGCAGGCCGTTCGACCTCTGGAAGTTGGAGGAGATCGTCTCCCAGCTGCCCAGCCGGCGCTTCTGGAGGGTGAATACCGAGCCAGACGGGCGGCTGCACTTCGTGGTGGAGAGGGAGCGGGACGGGGACTCGCTGAGGCCAGCGCTCCTGTCCCGGTTGGAGGAGCACCATGACGTCCGGTTGAAGGTGGAGCTCGTCCCCAAGGGGACCCTCTACGACCGCAAGGAGCTGATCTCCTTCGGAATGGCGGGCAAGCCCATCTACGTGTCCTCGTCACGGCCGTAG
- a CDS encoding amidohydrolase family protein, whose translation MIIDAHAHVSPTTYGATEQYLKVLRQSGIEQAVICPGAMLDVRKMSEYVSGQKKPDAVPKNDYVSQSVQSSPMLIGMACVDPCDPQAVEKLEQYLEQGFRGLMVSPLVHKFSFPDEHMAALATLCGERGVPIVSHNGWRPGANTADYVLLARKFPRTNFILEHMGALPTDLEAANAAAELDNFFLETSLSSYLHVVETVKKTGASKVIFGSEYPLSHPALELRKVFLLPLSDREREQILGGNIRGLLHLA comes from the coding sequence ATGATCATCGACGCACATGCACACGTGTCTCCCACCACCTATGGCGCCACGGAGCAGTACCTGAAGGTTCTGAGGCAGAGCGGTATCGAGCAGGCGGTCATCTGCCCTGGCGCCATGCTGGATGTGAGGAAGATGAGCGAATACGTGTCCGGCCAGAAGAAGCCGGACGCGGTCCCGAAGAACGACTATGTGAGCCAGTCCGTCCAGTCCAGTCCCATGCTGATCGGAATGGCTTGCGTGGACCCGTGCGATCCCCAGGCCGTCGAGAAGCTGGAGCAGTACCTGGAGCAGGGGTTCCGGGGCCTGATGGTGTCGCCCCTGGTCCACAAGTTCTCGTTCCCGGATGAGCACATGGCCGCCCTGGCCACGCTCTGCGGCGAGCGCGGCGTGCCCATCGTCTCCCACAACGGGTGGAGGCCGGGGGCGAACACCGCCGACTACGTCCTGCTGGCCAGGAAGTTCCCTCGCACGAACTTCATCCTGGAGCACATGGGGGCGCTGCCCACGGACCTGGAGGCGGCGAACGCGGCGGCCGAGCTGGACAACTTCTTCCTGGAGACGTCGCTCAGCAGCTACCTGCACGTCGTGGAGACGGTGAAGAAGACGGGGGCGAGCAAGGTCATCTTCGGCTCCGAGTACCCCCTCTCCCATCCGGCCCTGGAGCTGCGGAAGGTCTTCCTGCTCCCCCTCTCGGACCGTGAACGCGAGCAGATTCTGGGCGGGAACATCCGCGGGCTGCTCCACCTGGCCTGA
- a CDS encoding phenylacetate--CoA ligase family protein, which produces MRSSFEKRLRNLQTPPVISRYFSGEGQADCMPPETLAWYQREALEAVVRRAYDHSSFYREKMDRAGVSPKDIESLEDITRLPFLTKDELRGKPWLLLTCDKKDVVLMQVSTGTTGGEEIYMAYTWNDYLLNDLSPRYTKLFPVGPGDVCLNALPYEMSTAGLAFHKTFMDGYQSTVIPAGKGGAYSTPKKTLKMVRDLRPNVVVTSPSWSMVLAEEAARGGFDLTSLGIKKMWLTGEGCSPAFRERVEKIWGTTANYFYGSLECGMLGIECDAQSGYHLAQAHVLMEIVDPKTGASLPPGEIGEIVVTALLRYDSPIIRFRTGDLGCLETAPCACGSTLTRFHMKGRAFDQIYFRGKPFSPFFVEEFLMRIPEVGNWFQFVMPASDSARIKIRCELANGVLPSAELASMIANRMEASTGLLFDIELVDYLPRPTAKATRVVRE; this is translated from the coding sequence ATGCGCTCGAGTTTTGAGAAAAGATTGCGGAACCTGCAGACGCCTCCCGTCATCTCCCGCTACTTCTCCGGGGAGGGCCAGGCGGACTGCATGCCTCCCGAGACGTTGGCCTGGTATCAGCGCGAAGCCCTCGAGGCCGTGGTCCGGCGCGCGTATGACCATTCTTCCTTCTATAGGGAAAAAATGGACCGGGCCGGGGTCTCTCCGAAGGACATCGAGTCGCTGGAAGACATCACCCGGCTCCCCTTCCTGACGAAGGACGAGCTCCGCGGCAAACCCTGGCTCCTGCTGACCTGCGACAAGAAAGACGTCGTGCTCATGCAGGTGTCCACCGGGACCACGGGCGGTGAAGAGATCTACATGGCGTACACATGGAATGACTACCTGCTCAATGATCTCTCCCCGCGGTACACGAAGCTGTTCCCGGTTGGACCCGGCGACGTCTGCCTCAATGCCCTTCCGTACGAGATGAGCACGGCGGGGCTCGCCTTCCACAAGACCTTCATGGATGGCTATCAGTCCACGGTCATCCCGGCCGGAAAGGGGGGGGCGTACTCCACGCCCAAGAAGACCCTCAAGATGGTCCGGGATTTGCGTCCCAACGTCGTCGTCACCAGCCCCTCCTGGTCCATGGTCCTGGCGGAGGAGGCGGCGCGAGGCGGGTTCGATTTGACGAGTCTGGGAATCAAGAAGATGTGGTTGACCGGCGAGGGCTGCTCGCCTGCCTTCCGCGAGCGCGTGGAGAAGATCTGGGGGACCACGGCCAACTACTTCTATGGCTCCCTCGAGTGCGGGATGCTCGGAATCGAGTGCGATGCCCAGAGTGGGTACCACCTGGCCCAGGCCCACGTCCTCATGGAGATCGTGGACCCCAAGACAGGGGCGAGCCTGCCACCGGGGGAGATCGGAGAGATCGTCGTGACGGCGCTCCTGCGCTACGACAGTCCCATCATCCGGTTCCGCACGGGGGACCTGGGTTGTCTGGAGACGGCCCCGTGCGCCTGCGGCTCCACGCTCACCCGGTTCCACATGAAGGGCCGCGCGTTCGATCAGATCTACTTCCGGGGCAAGCCGTTCTCACCCTTCTTCGTGGAGGAGTTCCTGATGCGGATTCCCGAGGTCGGTAACTGGTTCCAGTTCGTCATGCCGGCCTCGGACAGCGCGCGCATCAAGATTCGCTGCGAGCTGGCCAACGGCGTCCTGCCCTCCGCGGAGCTGGCCTCCATGATCGCCAACAGGATGGAGGCCTCGACCGGCCTGCTCTTCGACATCGAGCTCGTGGATTACCTGCCCCGCCCGACGGCCAAGGCGACCCGCGTCGTCCGTGAGTGA
- a CDS encoding Coq4 family protein, which produces MRRILKMIRVSRAVLGMVRDADDPNHVFDLIEAMYASTDTARTVVERMSRDPELARVLRERPRLGHVDVEALCRLPEGTLGRAFVELLREYRLDANVLRVQKADDAGSYVKAHLFETHDLWHVVTGFRPDSAGEMGLQAFYFAQNGSRVSMGVFVVGLAFTFLRRFELCEVVMPQVARGWLLGRRAKRLFGTDWKRLMDRPLAEVRAAFNLDLDSVDRMLREIEVSRFSVVPATV; this is translated from the coding sequence ATGCGTCGCATCCTGAAGATGATTCGTGTCAGCCGTGCTGTTCTGGGGATGGTCCGCGATGCCGATGATCCCAATCACGTCTTCGATCTGATCGAGGCGATGTATGCCTCGACGGACACGGCGCGGACGGTGGTGGAGCGGATGTCCCGGGACCCGGAGCTCGCGCGGGTGCTGCGGGAGCGCCCCCGGCTGGGGCACGTGGATGTGGAGGCCCTGTGCCGGCTGCCCGAGGGCACACTGGGGCGGGCCTTCGTGGAGCTGCTGCGCGAGTATCGCCTGGATGCGAACGTGCTGCGCGTGCAGAAGGCCGACGACGCGGGCAGCTACGTGAAGGCCCACCTGTTCGAGACGCACGATCTCTGGCACGTGGTGACGGGCTTCCGCCCGGACTCGGCGGGAGAGATGGGGCTGCAGGCCTTCTACTTCGCGCAGAACGGCTCACGCGTGTCGATGGGCGTCTTCGTGGTGGGCCTGGCCTTCACCTTCCTGCGCAGATTCGAGCTGTGCGAGGTGGTGATGCCACAGGTGGCGCGGGGGTGGCTGTTGGGGCGGCGGGCGAAGCGGCTGTTCGGTACGGATTGGAAGAGATTGATGGACAGGCCCCTGGCGGAGGTGCGCGCCGCGTTCAATCTGGATCTCGACTCGGTGGACAGGATGCTGCGGGAGATCGAAGTCTCCAGATTTTCCGTGGTGCCAGCGACCGTTTGA
- the aroQ gene encoding type II 3-dehydroquinate dehydratase has product MARILVIHGPNLNLLGRKEREIYGSDTLVDINRLLSEIARQHAVELEFFQSNHEGAIIDKIQEAMETARGGILINPGGLTHYSIAIRDALSAVALPTVEVHLSNVHAREEFRGHSVIAPVCIGQVGGFSKQSYVLGLLGLLKHLERDAATS; this is encoded by the coding sequence ATGGCGAGAATCCTGGTCATCCATGGCCCCAACCTGAATCTGCTCGGAAGGAAGGAGCGGGAGATCTACGGCTCCGATACACTGGTGGATATCAACCGCCTGCTCTCGGAAATCGCCCGGCAGCACGCCGTCGAGTTGGAGTTCTTCCAGTCCAATCACGAGGGGGCGATCATCGACAAGATCCAGGAGGCGATGGAGACCGCCAGGGGAGGCATCCTCATCAATCCGGGAGGACTCACCCACTACAGCATCGCCATTCGAGATGCCTTGAGCGCGGTGGCCCTGCCCACCGTCGAGGTCCACCTGTCCAACGTCCACGCCCGAGAGGAGTTCCGCGGACACTCGGTGATCGCCCCGGTGTGTATCGGACAGGTCGGTGGGTTTTCAAAACAAAGCTATGTGCTGGGCCTCCTGGGATTGTTGAAGCACCTCGAGCGGGACGCCGCCACCTCGTGA
- a CDS encoding Dyp-type peroxidase, with product MMPQEGIFHSPGAFSGLAVLRLTRNAALPQLREVVSSIHEELSATQGLRMVLGLEPALLPESPTQPALLPREGPTARFPSSQAHVLVQMSTCERELLLCALRRVLALSKGVLYLEEELLGGRIGVGREPFGFRDGLLKPTREQVRRTAIVPSGPLAGASWLLYLRFQQDLDLFNHLRTQAQERVVGRTREGELVVDAPAEAHILRARASGAGENQLLIRRGFPFRHGGEEGLAFLAASADPDGYRRALDALLGADGQTPDAMLRYATAVGGGLYLAPPRGWFHCPAQQERRPAHEGIGPGL from the coding sequence ATGATGCCGCAGGAAGGGATCTTCCACTCACCCGGCGCCTTCAGTGGCCTGGCCGTGCTCCGGCTCACCCGGAACGCGGCCCTCCCGCAGCTGCGGGAAGTCGTCTCCTCCATCCACGAGGAGCTGAGCGCGACCCAGGGGCTGCGCATGGTGCTCGGCCTGGAGCCGGCGCTGCTCCCCGAGTCACCCACGCAGCCCGCGCTCCTGCCTCGGGAGGGGCCCACGGCGCGCTTTCCCTCCAGCCAGGCCCACGTGCTCGTCCAGATGAGCACGTGCGAGCGTGAGCTGCTGCTGTGCGCCCTGCGGCGCGTCCTCGCGCTGTCCAAGGGGGTGCTCTACCTCGAGGAGGAACTGCTCGGCGGCCGCATCGGCGTGGGGAGGGAGCCCTTCGGCTTCCGTGACGGACTGCTGAAGCCCACCCGCGAGCAGGTGCGGCGCACCGCCATCGTGCCCTCGGGCCCGCTGGCGGGTGCCTCGTGGCTGCTCTACCTGCGCTTCCAGCAGGATCTGGACCTCTTCAACCACCTCAGGACCCAGGCCCAGGAGCGCGTGGTGGGCCGCACCCGCGAAGGTGAGCTCGTCGTGGATGCGCCCGCCGAGGCCCACATCCTCCGGGCGCGCGCGTCCGGCGCCGGGGAGAACCAGCTCCTCATCCGCCGCGGCTTCCCCTTCCGGCATGGAGGCGAGGAGGGTCTGGCCTTCCTGGCCGCCTCCGCGGATCCGGACGGCTACCGGCGCGCGCTGGATGCGCTGCTGGGCGCCGATGGCCAGACACCGGACGCCATGCTCCGCTACGCCACCGCCGTGGGAGGCGGCCTGTACCTCGCGCCGCCTCGCGGCTGGTTCCACTGCCCCGCCCAGCAGGAGAGGAGGCCCGCCCATGAAGGTATTGGTCCTGGACTGTGA
- a CDS encoding sensor histidine kinase: protein MRSQDTQEVLAASSLRAWLISALIMPAVLALATWAPGAERFFDLSFVKALACLAPSMALGVGFALLHRGRQRIETWGWLYLLTGTAALQFSLAALMALAAMPGAMVFAAVLLFVAGYYGRLHRVAPSQPFVALGSVVALGLAALMARTDEHVALFAVMGPLAIILEMYTGAFALKHDQARAEAEQLRAAVQAQILEQQERDVGRLSQAMVQILGYNHDINNTLMSVSAAADMLSIMGVQRNTLPRAEFEELVRELNDGLARIREMVIEIRQKGRRSVNSEPENVHVVPVLESVRTSLGWRFPDVNIQVKVEEQASHALVRGGVTTLRRVVENLVLNACEGDGRQGAATVNILARTEPFSGRLELLIADDGPGFPPDKLRAPIEGLSTTKPNGTGLGLYTSECLIRASGGTLERNNRTPTGAQLRILLPRELR from the coding sequence GTGCGCTCGCAGGACACCCAGGAGGTGCTGGCCGCGTCGTCGCTGCGGGCCTGGCTGATCTCCGCGTTGATCATGCCGGCGGTGCTGGCGCTGGCGACCTGGGCCCCGGGGGCGGAGCGCTTCTTCGACCTGTCCTTCGTCAAGGCACTGGCATGTCTGGCGCCCTCCATGGCGCTGGGTGTTGGCTTCGCCCTGCTGCACCGGGGCCGCCAGCGCATCGAGACGTGGGGCTGGCTGTACCTGCTGACGGGCACGGCCGCCCTGCAGTTCTCCCTCGCGGCGCTGATGGCCCTGGCGGCGATGCCGGGAGCCATGGTGTTCGCGGCGGTGCTGCTCTTCGTCGCGGGCTACTATGGCCGGCTGCACCGCGTGGCGCCCAGCCAGCCCTTCGTCGCGCTGGGCTCGGTGGTGGCGCTGGGCCTGGCGGCGCTGATGGCCCGGACGGATGAGCACGTGGCGCTCTTCGCCGTCATGGGGCCGCTGGCCATCATCCTGGAGATGTACACGGGCGCCTTCGCCCTGAAGCACGATCAGGCCCGCGCCGAGGCCGAGCAGCTGCGCGCCGCCGTGCAGGCGCAAATCCTGGAGCAGCAGGAGCGCGACGTGGGCCGGCTGTCCCAGGCCATGGTTCAGATCCTCGGCTACAACCACGACATCAACAACACGTTGATGAGCGTGAGCGCGGCGGCGGACATGCTCTCCATCATGGGGGTGCAGCGCAACACCTTGCCGCGCGCCGAGTTCGAGGAGCTGGTGCGCGAGCTCAACGACGGCCTCGCGCGCATCCGCGAGATGGTCATTGAAATCCGGCAGAAGGGGCGGCGCTCGGTGAACAGCGAGCCGGAGAACGTGCACGTCGTGCCCGTGCTGGAGTCGGTGCGCACCAGCCTGGGGTGGCGCTTCCCGGACGTGAACATCCAGGTGAAGGTGGAGGAGCAGGCGTCGCACGCGCTGGTACGAGGGGGCGTCACCACGCTGCGGCGGGTGGTGGAGAACCTGGTGCTCAACGCGTGCGAGGGTGATGGCAGACAGGGCGCGGCGACGGTGAACATCCTCGCGCGCACCGAGCCGTTCAGCGGACGGTTGGAGCTGCTCATCGCGGACGACGGGCCGGGCTTCCCTCCGGACAAGCTGCGGGCCCCCATCGAGGGCCTGTCCACCACCAAGCCGAACGGCACGGGCCTGGGCCTCTACACCTCCGAGTGCCTCATCCGCGCCAGCGGGGGCACGCTGGAGCGAAACAACCGCACCCCGACGGGCGCGCAGCTGCGCATCCTGCTGCCAAGGGAATTGCGATGA
- a CDS encoding alpha/beta hydrolase, which translates to MARTGTRAEAPHDETKEGRLHARPHLPSVEAEPARGPRPLGLGGERDGLLYIPKGYQADRPMPLVVMLHGAGGDARHALSPWQELADEVGLLLLAPESRGPTWDLISSEIGFGPDVAFIDRALAYVFERYAVDPGRIALEGFSDGASYALSLGLTNGDLFTHVVAFSPGFLETTARRGEPKLFISHGVKDEVLHIDPCSRRIVPRMEGAGYAVRYREFDGPHTIPDDIAREALAWFLTP; encoded by the coding sequence ATGGCAAGGACGGGAACACGGGCGGAAGCCCCACATGACGAGACGAAGGAGGGCCGGCTGCACGCGCGTCCGCATCTGCCCTCGGTGGAGGCGGAGCCGGCGCGGGGCCCGAGGCCGTTGGGGTTGGGCGGAGAGCGCGACGGGCTGCTCTACATCCCCAAGGGGTACCAGGCGGATCGGCCCATGCCCCTGGTCGTGATGTTGCACGGCGCGGGAGGCGATGCACGCCACGCGCTGAGTCCGTGGCAGGAGCTCGCGGACGAGGTGGGCCTCCTCCTGCTCGCGCCGGAGTCCCGGGGCCCGACGTGGGATCTCATCAGCAGCGAGATCGGCTTCGGGCCGGACGTGGCCTTCATCGACCGGGCGCTGGCGTACGTCTTCGAGCGCTACGCGGTGGATCCGGGGCGCATCGCCCTCGAGGGCTTCTCCGACGGAGCGTCGTATGCCCTGTCGCTGGGCCTCACCAACGGGGACCTGTTCACCCACGTGGTTGCGTTCTCACCGGGCTTCCTCGAAACGACGGCGCGGCGGGGCGAGCCGAAGCTCTTCATCTCCCATGGGGTGAAGGACGAGGTGCTGCACATCGACCCGTGCAGCCGGCGCATCGTCCCGCGCATGGAGGGGGCGGGCTACGCGGTGCGCTACCGCGAGTTCGACGGGCCCCACACCATCCCCGACGACATCGCGCGCGAGGCGTTGGCCTGGTTCCTCACGCCGTGA
- a CDS encoding Gfo/Idh/MocA family protein, with product MARTQDRGQQARRTRTKNRKVGYAVVGLGHFAQDAILPAFKHAKKNSQLVALVSGDAKKHRVLGKRHGVPVYGYDQLDECLALPEVDAVYIALPNSLHAEYAVRAARAGAHVLCEKPLALDEQQCLDMIRAAEDSDVKLMTAYRLHFESANLGAVDAVRKGKIGEPRLFSSSFSFQIQGPNIRIDREEGGGVLWDIGVYCVNAARYLFRAEPEEVFAFKVKGTDPRFADTEEAVSAVLRFPEERLASFNISFGAAGTSTYQLVGTKGSLRLENAYDYKGKMTLELETKGKKQKRTLPARDQIGPEISYFSDCILKDQRVEPDGWEGLADVRIIRALYTSAESGRPVRLEPFEKRQRPTPEQEQRRPPVEAPEPIDAAPPSGG from the coding sequence ATGGCTCGCACGCAGGACAGAGGACAGCAAGCGCGGCGCACGCGCACGAAGAACCGCAAGGTGGGTTACGCGGTGGTGGGGCTCGGACACTTCGCGCAGGATGCGATCCTCCCCGCGTTCAAACACGCCAAGAAGAACTCTCAACTGGTGGCACTCGTCTCGGGAGATGCGAAAAAACACCGCGTGCTGGGCAAGCGCCACGGTGTCCCCGTGTACGGCTATGACCAGCTCGACGAGTGCCTCGCCCTGCCCGAGGTGGACGCGGTCTACATCGCCCTGCCCAACTCGCTGCACGCCGAGTACGCGGTGCGCGCGGCGAGGGCCGGAGCGCACGTGCTGTGCGAGAAGCCCCTGGCGCTCGACGAGCAGCAGTGCCTGGACATGATTCGCGCCGCCGAGGACAGCGACGTGAAATTGATGACGGCCTATCGGTTGCATTTCGAGTCCGCCAACCTGGGTGCCGTGGACGCGGTGCGCAAGGGGAAGATTGGAGAGCCGCGCCTGTTCAGCTCGTCCTTCAGCTTCCAGATTCAAGGCCCCAACATCCGCATCGACCGCGAGGAGGGGGGTGGAGTGCTGTGGGACATCGGCGTCTACTGCGTCAACGCGGCGCGCTATCTCTTCCGCGCCGAGCCCGAGGAGGTCTTCGCCTTCAAGGTGAAGGGCACGGACCCGCGCTTCGCCGACACCGAGGAGGCCGTGTCCGCGGTACTCCGCTTCCCGGAGGAGCGCCTGGCCTCGTTCAACATCAGCTTCGGCGCCGCGGGCACGTCCACGTATCAGCTCGTGGGAACCAAGGGCAGCCTCCGCCTGGAGAACGCCTACGACTACAAGGGGAAGATGACCCTCGAGCTGGAGACGAAGGGCAAGAAGCAGAAGCGCACCCTGCCCGCTCGCGACCAGATCGGCCCGGAGATTTCGTACTTCAGTGACTGCATCTTGAAGGACCAGCGGGTCGAGCCCGACGGCTGGGAGGGGCTGGCCGACGTGCGCATCATCCGCGCGCTCTACACGTCGGCGGAGTCGGGCCGGCCGGTGCGGCTGGAGCCCTTCGAGAAGCGCCAGCGGCCCACGCCCGAGCAGGAGCAGCGCCGCCCGCCCGTGGAGGCCCCCGAGCCGATCGACGCGGCTCCGCCCTCGGGAGGGTGA
- a CDS encoding substrate-binding periplasmic protein, with product MTRGIGTWGAIALLVLPMASWAEGEPLRVALSGNYMPLHGSDRSGRVGLEAELALALGRELGREVEFVDTQRRFKLDTLKAVAEGKVDVSLNSITPTPERAQLVDFTRPYLKLSYRLAGRKGGISTEKLRRLVGRVAVPSAAVRDAVEAALPEATAVDCEGLRQCIRMVEEGQADFVAYEDVGLHLAVRGSPLVVSEATFGRSPLAIATPKGGAAIIDAALEKLGPTLERLRREWKPGTPSLLDSERALLERLPGRLLVLVRHEGEWVRPRYCYSQTPALGIEQTEDGGWQLHAVLAQDTDIHDIQSIQKTGEKAYRLKVVMPYTREPTATLLELKPGEEPGTWQCDACHPHGSTFTTRAQAKKFRVHDFDANNRDASGSCGPP from the coding sequence ATGACACGCGGGATTGGAACGTGGGGCGCTATCGCCCTGCTGGTGCTGCCCATGGCTTCGTGGGCCGAGGGCGAGCCCCTCAGGGTGGCCCTGTCCGGCAACTACATGCCGCTGCACGGATCGGACCGGAGCGGCAGGGTGGGCCTGGAGGCCGAGCTGGCCCTGGCCCTGGGCCGGGAGCTGGGGCGCGAGGTGGAGTTCGTCGATACGCAGCGGCGATTCAAGCTGGACACGCTCAAAGCAGTGGCCGAGGGCAAGGTGGATGTGAGCCTCAACTCCATCACCCCGACGCCCGAGCGGGCACAACTGGTGGACTTCACCCGCCCCTATCTCAAGCTGTCCTATCGGCTGGCGGGGCGCAAGGGCGGCATCTCCACGGAGAAGCTGCGGCGGCTCGTGGGCCGGGTGGCCGTACCATCGGCCGCGGTCCGTGATGCGGTGGAGGCCGCGCTGCCCGAGGCGACGGCGGTGGACTGCGAAGGACTGCGCCAATGCATTCGCATGGTGGAGGAGGGGCAGGCCGACTTCGTGGCCTACGAGGACGTGGGTCTTCACCTGGCCGTGCGCGGCTCGCCCCTCGTCGTCTCCGAGGCGACCTTCGGCCGCTCGCCTCTCGCCATCGCCACGCCCAAGGGAGGGGCGGCCATCATCGACGCGGCGTTGGAGAAGCTGGGGCCCACCCTCGAGCGCCTCAGGAGGGAGTGGAAGCCCGGCACGCCCTCCCTTCTGGACTCGGAGCGCGCGCTGCTCGAGCGGCTGCCGGGGAGACTGCTCGTCCTGGTGCGGCATGAGGGGGAGTGGGTCCGGCCCAGGTACTGCTATTCACAGACGCCCGCCCTGGGCATCGAACAAACGGAGGACGGCGGATGGCAGCTGCATGCCGTCCTCGCCCAGGACACTGACATCCACGACATCCAGTCCATCCAGAAGACCGGAGAGAAGGCCTATCGGCTCAAGGTCGTGATGCCGTACACCCGTGAGCCAACCGCGACCCTCCTGGAGCTCAAGCCGGGAGAGGAACCGGGAACGTGGCAATGCGACGCGTGCCACCCGCACGGGTCCACCTTCACCACCCGGGCGCAAGCGAAGAAATTCCGCGTCCACGACTTCGACGCCAACAACCGCGACGCGAGCGGTAGCTGCGGTCCCCCGTGA